A genomic window from Chlorobium phaeobacteroides DSM 266 includes:
- the pstA gene encoding phosphate ABC transporter permease PstA: MNLGTRKILDRSFTSIGFGSIIVMALALLFVLVPIVINGVGAVFFTGTLEHRKMLLTEFNRGNRTAVEQQSASSESYRQQIYVMLADFETELEQMEPEQKREYQGRYAEVRSALQALLGPLPGDAPPVLTRLKYGQTRWEKAEEKLHGLLYESKWDTSDPTAMSKEYFVGRAASFQGTSLVRLFPYVEKNIVHILEPEFTVYWGFLTDSSLDSHIFGGIWPEIQGTFFLAIGAMLFAFPVGVIAAVYFTEYAKEGFFNSMLRSANSTLAGVPSIVFGLFGLAFFINTMKVSESKSVLAGSLTLAIMILPTIIRAAEEAILSVPKTYKEASLSLGSTKWNTIVTVIIPAALPGILTGGIISLGRAAGETAPIIFTAAVSVGSAIGLADVFTSPTPALSWNIYNLASEHEMAGEIRHVQYGMVLALVSIVLILNLSAILLRARISKKLKG; encoded by the coding sequence ATGAATCTCGGTACCAGAAAAATCCTTGACCGTTCGTTTACCTCTATAGGTTTCGGATCGATTATTGTCATGGCTCTTGCACTTCTGTTCGTGCTCGTTCCGATTGTCATTAACGGAGTTGGCGCTGTTTTTTTTACGGGTACCCTCGAACATCGCAAGATGCTTTTGACCGAATTCAACAGGGGCAACCGGACGGCAGTTGAACAGCAGTCGGCATCATCCGAGTCCTATCGTCAGCAAATCTATGTCATGCTTGCTGATTTTGAGACGGAACTTGAACAGATGGAGCCGGAACAGAAAAGGGAGTACCAGGGAAGATATGCTGAGGTCAGAAGCGCTTTGCAGGCATTACTGGGGCCGCTGCCCGGTGATGCTCCGCCGGTACTTACCCGATTGAAGTATGGCCAGACCCGCTGGGAGAAAGCGGAGGAGAAGCTGCACGGTCTTCTCTATGAGTCAAAATGGGATACTTCAGACCCCACAGCCATGTCAAAAGAGTACTTTGTCGGTCGTGCGGCAAGTTTTCAGGGTACCTCTCTTGTCAGGCTCTTTCCCTATGTGGAAAAGAACATTGTTCATATTCTTGAGCCGGAATTTACCGTTTACTGGGGATTTCTTACCGACAGCTCGCTCGATTCACATATTTTCGGAGGCATCTGGCCTGAAATTCAGGGAACATTTTTTCTTGCCATAGGGGCAATGCTCTTTGCTTTTCCTGTTGGCGTTATCGCTGCGGTGTACTTTACCGAATATGCAAAAGAGGGCTTTTTCAACAGTATGCTTCGCAGTGCCAACAGCACCCTTGCCGGTGTGCCGAGCATTGTTTTCGGTCTGTTCGGTCTTGCTTTTTTCATCAATACCATGAAGGTTTCGGAATCCAAAAGCGTTCTTGCCGGTTCCCTGACTCTTGCTATCATGATTCTTCCCACCATTATCAGGGCTGCTGAAGAAGCCATTCTCTCGGTTCCGAAAACCTACAAGGAGGCCTCCCTGAGCCTCGGTTCAACGAAATGGAACACCATTGTTACCGTGATTATTCCTGCGGCACTTCCCGGTATTCTCACTGGTGGTATTATCAGTCTCGGCAGGGCTGCCGGTGAAACCGCCCCCATTATTTTCACTGCTGCAGTCAGTGTGGGTTCTGCCATCGGGCTTGCGGATGTTTTTACCTCTCCGACTCCTGCTCTGTCGTGGAACATCTATAATCTTGCCAGCGAACATGAAATGGCCGGTGAAATCAGGCATGTGCAGTACGGAATGGTGCTTGCGCTGGTCAGCATTGTACTCATACTGAATCTTTCGGCAATTCTCTTGAGAGCAAGGATATCAAAAAAATTAAAAGGCTAA
- the pstB gene encoding phosphate ABC transporter ATP-binding protein PstB produces the protein MQMTADARDTSSRTPEAQATRDIYLPPERKKVSEGGVPHVIAKNFSIYYGEFEAVKKVNVDILSKYVTAIIGPSGCGKSTFLRSINRMNDLIPSCHTTGGLLFDGEDIYGKFTDEVLLRKKIGMVFQKPNPFPKSIFENIAYGPKLHGIQDKKALAEIVERSLRKAALWDEVSDRLDKNALGLSGGQQQRLCVARTLAVEPEILLLDEPTSALDPKATAKIEDLIQELRGSYTIMIVTHNMQQASRVSDFTMFFYEGVLVEHAPTAQLFTNPKDRMTEDYITGRFS, from the coding sequence ATGCAGATGACAGCAGATGCGAGGGATACATCATCCAGGACGCCTGAAGCACAGGCAACGCGTGATATTTACCTGCCGCCCGAAAGAAAAAAAGTTTCCGAAGGAGGAGTACCCCATGTTATAGCCAAAAACTTTTCGATTTACTACGGAGAGTTCGAGGCTGTAAAAAAAGTCAATGTCGATATTCTGTCGAAATATGTGACGGCGATTATTGGCCCGAGTGGTTGCGGTAAAAGCACGTTTCTTCGCTCAATCAATCGTATGAACGATCTTATTCCGAGTTGTCATACCACAGGCGGTCTGCTTTTTGACGGCGAAGATATTTATGGCAAATTTACCGATGAGGTACTGCTGAGAAAAAAAATCGGAATGGTGTTTCAGAAGCCGAATCCTTTTCCGAAATCAATTTTTGAAAATATCGCTTACGGGCCGAAATTGCATGGTATTCAGGATAAGAAAGCCCTTGCCGAAATCGTTGAGCGAAGTCTGAGAAAAGCCGCTCTCTGGGATGAGGTGAGCGACAGGCTTGATAAAAACGCTCTTGGTCTCAGCGGTGGTCAGCAGCAGCGGTTATGTGTTGCCAGAACGCTCGCCGTTGAGCCTGAAATTCTTTTGCTCGACGAACCGACCTCGGCGCTTGACCCCAAAGCGACTGCCAAAATCGAGGATCTTATCCAGGAGCTCAGAGGCAGTTACACCATTATGATTGTGACACACAACATGCAGCAGGCATCGCGCGTATCGGATTTCACGATGTTTTTTTACGAGGGAGTTCTTGTTGAGCATGCACCAACGGCGCAGTTATTCACCAACCCGAAAGACAGGATGACCGAAGATTACATTACCGGAAGATTCAGCTAA
- the phoU gene encoding phosphate signaling complex protein PhoU — MSERPVHEYIKELSEELVQLFNLVLRNFYDALHAVKHQDEHQARKIKLVDDEIDIAEVRIEERCLAFLALQQPVARDLRTIVTIMKINDDLERIGDLAVHIIERIPEISLEMLDRFDFEEMGHLAGEMTKKSIEAFVNKDKVLAEQVCALDDEIDAMHSSAFKRVAAIMKSPDADVDQLISVLSISRYIERMADHATRIAIEVIYLVTGEIVRHGESSFEKMIKSLKD, encoded by the coding sequence ATGTCCGAAAGACCTGTTCATGAATACATCAAGGAGTTGTCTGAAGAGCTCGTTCAACTTTTCAATCTGGTTTTGCGTAATTTTTATGATGCGCTGCACGCAGTCAAGCATCAGGACGAGCATCAGGCACGAAAGATCAAGCTTGTTGACGATGAGATCGATATCGCCGAGGTGAGAATCGAAGAGCGGTGCCTTGCTTTTCTTGCGCTTCAGCAACCGGTAGCAAGAGATCTCAGAACGATCGTCACAATTATGAAAATCAATGACGATCTTGAACGGATTGGAGATCTGGCGGTTCATATCATCGAAAGAATTCCGGAAATCAGCCTGGAGATGCTCGATAGATTTGATTTCGAGGAGATGGGCCATCTTGCCGGAGAGATGACCAAAAAGTCAATCGAAGCGTTTGTCAACAAGGATAAGGTTCTTGCCGAACAGGTCTGTGCCCTTGACGATGAGATTGACGCAATGCACAGTTCAGCCTTTAAAAGGGTCGCGGCGATCATGAAAAGTCCTGATGCCGATGTTGATCAGCTTATTTCCGTTCTCAGCATATCCCGCTATATTGAACGAATGGCCGATCATGCAACGAGAATTGCTATTGAGGTGATTTATCTCGTAACCGGTGAAATTGTACGCCACGGAGAGAGCTCTTTTGAAAAGATGATCAAGTCGCTCAAAGACTGA
- a CDS encoding phosphate signaling complex PhoU family protein produces MAKMFGKLFGDSPKTSETPQAFTIKIDPLKFNLSIKPSGTVHVQLESLKQKLTKLSSNVENNLMLSIRASTKQNVDLASSAFKFDEEYIQKGKFEVEYLTLAYLSFQQLDDDQLAIVKNARMILQELERLAQFALNIADKTGHVQFANVQELHKDEYGLKPMGDITAEMIKKAVEAFVSGNAKHASETLGMMKEIDELYQSAVKKIKSSVTDQNITNLTGILSVIEHVKASADISCSIAKNFC; encoded by the coding sequence ATGGCAAAAATGTTCGGCAAGTTATTTGGCGATTCGCCAAAAACATCTGAAACCCCGCAGGCGTTTACGATCAAGATTGATCCCTTGAAATTCAATCTCTCCATTAAACCTTCGGGGACTGTTCATGTTCAGCTTGAATCGCTCAAGCAGAAACTGACCAAGCTTTCATCCAACGTTGAAAACAACCTGATGCTGAGTATCAGGGCCTCAACCAAACAAAATGTCGATCTTGCCTCATCGGCATTCAAGTTTGATGAGGAGTATATCCAGAAAGGGAAGTTTGAGGTTGAGTATCTTACGCTTGCCTATCTGTCGTTTCAGCAGCTTGACGATGATCAGCTCGCCATTGTGAAAAACGCGCGCATGATTCTGCAGGAACTCGAAAGGCTGGCGCAATTCGCGCTTAATATTGCAGACAAGACCGGTCATGTTCAGTTCGCCAATGTTCAGGAGTTGCATAAGGACGAGTATGGTCTGAAGCCGATGGGAGACATTACTGCGGAGATGATCAAGAAAGCAGTCGAGGCATTTGTGAGCGGCAATGCAAAGCATGCAAGCGAAACCCTCGGCATGATGAAGGAGATCGATGAGCTTTATCAATCTGCGGTGAAAAAAATCAAGTCATCAGTAACCGACCAGAATATCACCAATCTGACTGGCATTCTTTCCGTTATTGAACATGTCAAGGCTTCTGCGGATATTTCCTGTTCAATTGCAAAAAACTTCTGCTGA
- a CDS encoding efflux RND transporter periplasmic adaptor subunit, with protein sequence MKRKRIRIALLLLAVVSLLFWWMQSGHKSDKMESGYSGNFPVMAEIVRVASVRDSFGVTGSVQALRDVEVFSETSGIVRKAYVEVGEKKQAGAVLFQVDDELQASAERKARLACIQAKRDYERYANLYQEGAVALGSVEPLKLKLDDAEADLITAGRKYRDTKIKMPVSGTVTARFVEEGEMVQPGVKVANVVDLSQLKIRFYLSEKQVLMVSSGSLIKITSDLYPGRIFAATLFSLSGKAGRDHTFEAEARMENPQATPFRSGMFVRVSASGAAERQSVVIPRAALAGSILNPQVFVVNLGTARVRNIVAGSSYGTSIEVLSGLVPGDSVVTSGQNELHDGMQVSVLRQTGKGPEK encoded by the coding sequence ATGAAACGGAAAAGGATCCGGATTGCTCTGCTGCTTTTGGCAGTGGTTTCCCTGCTGTTCTGGTGGATGCAGTCCGGCCATAAGAGCGATAAGATGGAGAGTGGTTATAGCGGAAATTTTCCTGTGATGGCTGAAATCGTCAGAGTTGCTTCAGTTCGTGACAGTTTCGGTGTGACGGGGAGTGTTCAGGCCTTGAGGGATGTGGAGGTATTCTCTGAAACGAGCGGCATTGTGCGAAAGGCATATGTGGAAGTTGGAGAAAAAAAGCAGGCTGGAGCGGTGCTGTTTCAGGTAGATGATGAATTGCAGGCCTCGGCTGAACGTAAAGCGCGTCTCGCCTGTATTCAGGCAAAGAGAGATTACGAGCGTTATGCAAATCTCTATCAGGAGGGAGCCGTGGCGCTTGGCAGTGTGGAACCTTTGAAGCTCAAGCTTGACGATGCAGAAGCCGATCTGATAACGGCAGGCAGAAAATACCGGGATACAAAGATCAAGATGCCTGTTTCAGGGACGGTGACCGCAAGGTTTGTTGAAGAGGGAGAGATGGTGCAGCCGGGCGTGAAAGTGGCCAATGTGGTCGATCTGTCGCAACTCAAAATCAGGTTTTATCTTTCCGAAAAACAGGTACTCATGGTTTCTTCCGGTTCTTTGATCAAGATAACGAGCGATCTCTATCCCGGCAGAATCTTTGCAGCAACGCTTTTTTCGCTCAGCGGAAAAGCAGGCCGTGACCATACTTTTGAGGCTGAAGCGCGGATGGAGAACCCGCAGGCAACTCCTTTCAGGTCAGGTATGTTTGTCAGGGTATCGGCTTCCGGGGCGGCGGAGCGGCAGTCGGTCGTTATTCCAAGAGCGGCTCTTGCAGGGAGCATTCTCAATCCGCAGGTGTTTGTTGTTAACCTCGGTACGGCCAGGGTGCGAAATATCGTTGCAGGAAGCAGTTACGGTACATCAATCGAGGTGCTGTCAGGGCTGGTTCCCGGCGACAGCGTGGTCACGAGCGGTCAGAACGAGTTGCATGACGGCATGCAGGTTTCCGTTCTTCGTCAAACCGGTAAAGGGCCTGAAAAATGA
- a CDS encoding efflux RND transporter permease subunit, with protein sequence MTLTELSIKRASLVVVVFSVLGILGFFSYQQLQYELLPKMTPPVVSVSVQYPGASPVEVETSVTKPIEEAVSAIEKIESISSASSEGLSSVTIEFSNSADIDKSLQDVQRKVNEIRGFLPDEAKEPVTSKFALDEVPVLRIGATSLLSDSEFYQRLKDDIKPVLSRIDGVGQVYLLGGREREIRVNLDLDRLQGYNLTVTDILREIERSNLDFPTGKINDSDRQFVVRLAGKYATLDELRNLVISSSGDGSVVHLSDIADVEDGFREITTLTRLNGKSAVGIIIMKQTDGNTVAVSRLVRQELVRLEKLYKAEGISFDIAQDASTFTLEAVTAVQHDLLLAVVLVALVMLLFLHSLRNSLIVLISIPTSLVTTFIGMYLFGFSLNLMTLLSLSLVVGILVDDSIVVLENIYRHLEQGEEPRSAALTGRNEIGFTALSITMVDVVVFLPLSLVSGLVGNILREFAVVMVISTLVSLFVSFTVTPLLASRFSKAEKLVADNAFSSFALAFERHFQRFRDWYLLLLRWSLENSKKVILLSTILLFSSFSLLFLGFIGGEFISVSDRGEFSVMMEFEPGTKLRETDRITREVERKIARMPEVKKVLVNVGSSSEGFFNQSADNISELNVRLSGKEERKRSTDDLMKVVRNDLRGIPGLKASINPIGIFGTANETPVIVIIGGALRSDVTRVAEALRDSLRVTPGTADVKLTSQVGNPEMRLKIDRQKMAEFGLNIADVGATLRTAYAGDDAGKYRDGDDEFTIRVMLDEFYRHNTSSIENIVFRNAAGDHIRLGQFVALEQDRGYTQLQRKDRNNAVWVKAQVVDRPVGEVGTEIERIIVNMKKRGIMPEGVTYAYESDLKRQGESFSTMLMAFLVAVLFVYLVMVALYDSYVWPMVVMFSIPLAIIGALFALALTGKSLSIFTILGIIMLVGLVGKNAILLVDFINRFREEGMALYPAIIEAGRDRLRPILMTTFTVIFGLFPIAVSGSSGSEWKSGLAVALIGGLGSSMFLTLLVIPVVYVWFDRQKNRFEGIRMRWGKKGDKIRSAG encoded by the coding sequence ATGACGCTTACCGAACTTTCCATCAAGCGCGCAAGTCTTGTTGTCGTTGTTTTTTCAGTGCTTGGTATCCTCGGCTTTTTCAGTTATCAACAGTTGCAGTATGAACTGTTGCCGAAGATGACACCTCCGGTCGTCTCTGTTTCGGTTCAGTATCCGGGAGCATCACCGGTTGAAGTTGAGACGTCGGTTACCAAACCGATTGAAGAGGCTGTTTCTGCAATTGAAAAGATAGAGAGTATCTCGTCGGCGTCTTCCGAAGGGCTTTCTTCCGTCACGATCGAATTTTCGAATTCCGCTGATATTGACAAATCGCTGCAGGATGTCCAGCGCAAAGTCAATGAAATCAGAGGTTTTTTGCCCGATGAAGCCAAAGAACCGGTTACCAGCAAATTTGCTCTTGACGAGGTTCCCGTTCTGCGAATAGGAGCAACCTCTCTTTTGTCGGATAGCGAGTTCTACCAGCGACTGAAGGATGATATCAAACCGGTTCTTTCCCGGATTGACGGAGTTGGTCAGGTCTATCTTCTTGGTGGTCGGGAAAGGGAGATACGTGTAAACCTTGACCTTGATCGTTTGCAGGGATATAACCTTACTGTTACGGATATTCTGCGTGAAATCGAGCGCTCAAACCTTGATTTTCCAACTGGAAAGATCAATGACAGCGATCGTCAGTTTGTTGTTCGTCTTGCAGGAAAATATGCAACTCTTGATGAATTGCGCAATCTGGTCATCAGTTCATCCGGAGATGGCAGCGTTGTGCATCTCAGTGATATTGCCGACGTTGAGGACGGGTTCAGGGAGATAACGACCTTGACGAGACTAAACGGGAAAAGCGCTGTCGGCATCATCATCATGAAGCAGACCGATGGCAATACCGTCGCGGTCAGCCGCCTTGTCCGACAGGAGCTTGTACGCCTTGAAAAACTCTACAAGGCAGAGGGAATTTCGTTTGATATTGCACAGGACGCTTCGACCTTTACGCTTGAAGCAGTTACGGCTGTCCAGCACGATCTTCTGCTTGCCGTCGTGCTTGTTGCACTTGTCATGCTGCTTTTTCTGCACAGTCTCAGAAATTCGTTGATTGTGCTTATATCAATACCGACCTCTCTTGTCACGACCTTTATCGGGATGTACCTCTTCGGATTTTCGCTGAACCTTATGACTCTGCTTTCTCTTTCGCTGGTTGTGGGGATTCTGGTTGATGACTCCATTGTTGTTCTTGAAAACATCTATCGCCACCTTGAACAGGGCGAAGAACCCCGATCGGCGGCATTGACGGGCCGAAATGAGATCGGTTTTACCGCACTTTCCATTACGATGGTTGATGTGGTTGTTTTTCTCCCATTGTCGCTTGTCAGCGGTCTTGTCGGCAATATTCTCAGGGAGTTTGCCGTTGTGATGGTCATTTCCACGCTTGTCAGTCTTTTTGTCTCCTTTACCGTGACTCCGTTGCTTGCATCAAGATTTTCAAAAGCGGAAAAACTGGTTGCGGATAATGCTTTTTCCTCCTTCGCTCTGGCTTTTGAACGGCATTTCCAGCGTTTCAGGGATTGGTACCTTCTCTTGCTTCGCTGGAGTCTTGAGAATTCGAAAAAAGTGATTCTTCTGTCGACAATTCTTCTTTTTTCATCGTTCTCTCTTCTCTTTCTTGGTTTTATCGGGGGGGAGTTTATTTCGGTTTCAGACAGGGGAGAGTTCTCCGTCATGATGGAGTTTGAGCCGGGAACAAAGCTTCGGGAGACCGATCGGATCACCCGCGAAGTAGAGCGGAAAATCGCCCGTATGCCCGAGGTCAAAAAGGTGCTGGTGAATGTCGGTTCTTCGAGTGAAGGTTTTTTCAACCAGAGCGCTGACAATATATCGGAACTCAATGTACGGCTCAGCGGCAAGGAGGAGCGTAAAAGGTCAACCGACGATCTGATGAAGGTTGTTCGCAATGACCTTCGCGGTATTCCCGGCCTTAAGGCGAGCATTAATCCTATTGGTATTTTTGGAACGGCAAATGAGACGCCGGTCATCGTCATTATCGGAGGAGCGCTGAGAAGCGACGTCACTCGTGTTGCAGAAGCACTCAGAGACAGTTTGCGGGTGACGCCCGGTACTGCCGATGTGAAACTTACATCCCAGGTTGGAAATCCCGAAATGCGTCTGAAGATCGATCGGCAGAAAATGGCGGAATTCGGATTGAATATTGCCGACGTCGGCGCAACGCTTCGTACGGCCTATGCCGGCGACGATGCCGGCAAATACCGTGACGGTGACGATGAGTTCACCATAAGGGTCATGCTTGACGAGTTTTACCGGCACAACACTTCGAGCATTGAGAATATTGTCTTTCGTAATGCTGCCGGTGATCATATACGGCTTGGGCAGTTTGTTGCGCTTGAGCAGGATCGAGGATATACGCAACTGCAGCGAAAAGACAGAAATAACGCCGTATGGGTTAAAGCGCAGGTTGTCGACCGTCCTGTCGGGGAGGTCGGCACGGAGATAGAACGGATTATCGTCAATATGAAAAAGCGCGGCATTATGCCGGAGGGGGTAACCTATGCGTATGAATCAGATTTGAAAAGGCAGGGCGAATCCTTTTCAACCATGCTGATGGCTTTTCTTGTAGCGGTGCTGTTTGTTTATCTCGTTATGGTCGCTCTTTATGATTCCTATGTCTGGCCGATGGTTGTGATGTTTTCGATACCGCTTGCTATTATCGGCGCTCTTTTTGCGCTTGCTCTGACAGGCAAGTCACTGAGTATTTTTACCATTCTCGGTATCATCATGCTTGTCGGGCTTGTTGGTAAAAACGCTATTCTTCTTGTTGATTTTATCAACAGATTCCGTGAAGAAGGCATGGCGTTGTATCCGGCTATTATCGAAGCAGGCAGAGATCGGTTGCGTCCGATTCTCATGACAACCTTTACGGTGATTTTCGGACTTTTTCCAATCGCGGTTTCGGGAAGTTCCGGTTCTGAATGGAAATCAGGTCTTGCCGTTGCCCTGATCGGCGGACTTGGCAGTTCAATGTTTCTTACGCTTCTTGTGATTCCTGTCGTCTATGTCTGGTTTGACCGCCAGAAAAATCGCTTTGAAGGTATCAGGATGCGATGGGGCAAGAAGGGAGATAAGATAAGATCGGCAGGCTGA